From the Clostridium sp. Marseille-P299 genome, the window TATCATTACTAAAGTAAGTACAGGATCAAGCGTCAATGTAATAATTGTACCACCAACTAAAAATATCGGTGCTCTAACACCAAGTCGCTGCATCATACCAACAATCTGATGAATGTTGTATGTATCTGTGGTTACTCTTGAAACTAAGGATGGTAATGTGAAATTATCCACTTGATGATTCGATAGATTAATAATTTTAGAGAATAGATCATTTCTAATATGTTCGGTGGTATCTCTTGCAACACTGGACGCCATTCGATTCGCCACTGTATTGCATATAAGTGCTGCAATAGCGCAACATAACATAATGCCACCCCAGATGAGGATATAATTAACATTCTTCAGTGGGATTATATCATCAATCATATACGATAAAATCCATGGTAATGCAAGTTCAACTATGGTACCAGTTGTTTTGATGATAAGACCGATTAACATTTTGAAATAATAAGGTTTTAAGTAAGACATTATCTGGTTCATAATAACTCCCATGCTCTTCTAGGCTGAAACATTAGTAAGTACATTTCTTGAACTTTCTATTGTCATGTATAAAAGTTGAAAAAACATGTTTTTCAACTTAGCCTCTAAGAATACTTATGATATTTTATAAAAAACAAGAACAATACTCTTTGCAATTGAGGATTGCTTAACAATTTATAATTATCTTGATATTTACGTTATCTAATAATTAATAATTTTCCAGACAATTGCATATAAATTTATTATACTCTTTCAATTTATAAAAATCGACATTTTTTATATATTTTTATATTATTTTTACATGTTTTATTTTTTCTTTATAATTGTTTATTAACAATACTAATTAATAATTTTCAATAAATTGAAATAGATTGTCTTAACTGCATTACATTAATAGCCAAACAAAAAATATATGTTTTTATTAATTTATGTAACTAAAAAAAGCTCTGTAAAAAATTTCACAGTGCCTTTTTTATAATCGAAATATATCTTATAAAAAAATGTTCTTCTATAAGATAAATATAATTTTATAACAAAATACTATTCTATAAGATAAACATTATCTTATAAACAAAATGCTATTCTAAAAGATAAATATTATCTTATAAACAAAATGTTGTTTTTTAACTAAAAATAATATTATAAAATATTTTTTAAATCGTAATATATTTTATAACCGAATAATTATTTATCGTTCTTTTAACTTATTTTAAACTGCAGCCACAAAACTCTTTTTCGCATCCTCAATGATTTCTTGCGGAAAATCAACATATTGCAAGAGTCGAATCGCATTCTTTGTGTAACTAACACCCTCATGTATTTTATAGTCAAAACTAATATCTTTTTCATCTATTTGCTCTCTAAAATGAAACGTATCGTATGTTTCATTTAACATTTGTAATAATTGAATATCATGAGAGGCCACAATTGCAATACAGTTCTTTTGAAGTAAGTACCTTAATATCGCAGCAGATGCAGCAATAGGACTTAAAGAATGTACCTATCAATTATTTTAACTCCTCTAAATATCGTGCAAGTGCATCTTTCCAATCTGGTAGTTTATAGAATCCATTCTCAACCAACTTTTCTTTCGATAGTCTAGAATTCTTAGGTCTTGCTGCTTTTGTTGGATATTCCTCTGTTGTTATATGATTTACCTTCGTATCATATCCAGCAAGTCGAAATATTTCTTCTGTAAACTCTGCCCAAGAGCAAATTCCTTCATTTGTTACATGGTAAGTACCATATTTTTCAGTCATAATCATATCACAAAGAAGTGGTGCGATATCCGCAGTATAAGATGGAGATCCATATTGATCTGCAACAACATTTATTACATCTCGCTCCTTGCCTAAGCGAAGCATCGTTTTCACAAAGTTACTTCCATTCACACCAAATATCCATGTAACGCGTGCAATAAAATATTTATCAAGGATTGATTTTACAAGCTCTTCCCCTTGTAGTTTTGTTTTGCCATACACACTTAATGGTCCGGTTGCGTCATCCACTTCATAAAATGCTTCTCCTGTACCTGGAAATACATAATCTGTGCTAATATACACCATTTTTGCATCTATTTCTTTACAAACAGTTGCTATATTTTTTGTTCCAATTACATTTACCTTTTCGCAAAGTTCTTGTTCATCCTCTGCACGATCAACTGCTGTATATGCTGCACAATGAATCACTACATCTGCCTTACTATTCACAATAAACTCTCTTGTTTTTTCAAGATCTGTAATATCAAACTCTTCTCTACCAGCACCTATATTTTCAATATTTCTACTATTTAATGACTTGATTACATCATAACCTAATTGACCCTTTACTCCTGTTACTAAAACCTTCATAGATTTCTTGCCTTTCTTTCCATCATAACTCTCTTTTATATCTTTATCTTTATTTTTATCTTTATTTTTATCTTTATTTCTATCTTTATTTCTATCTTACTTTTATTTTTCTAGTATTAAAATGCATCTCCATAAGAAAAGAACTGTCGTAAAGTTTTATTCATATGTATCCATATGTTTTTAACGACAGTTCCATTAATATTTTATCTATTTGCAATAATCTTTACGATTATATCTCCTTATATTTGAAGTCTACATCACTTTCAGCTAATGTAGGCGCTTTCGCATCTTTTTCAGAAAGAATTGGATTTTCAATTCCCCACATTACTGAAATATCTTTATCATTCCAAGCAATGGATCGATCGGATTGAGGAGCATAATAATTATCTGTCTTATACATAAACTCAACATCATCCGTTAAGGTTA encodes:
- a CDS encoding MutS-related protein yields the protein MAASAAILRYLLQKNCIAIVASHDIQLLQMLNETYDTFHFREQIDEKDISFDYKIHEGVSYTKNAIRLLQYVDFPQEIIEDAKKSFVAAV
- the rfbD gene encoding dTDP-4-dehydrorhamnose reductase, encoding MKVLVTGVKGQLGYDVIKSLNSRNIENIGAGREEFDITDLEKTREFIVNSKADVVIHCAAYTAVDRAEDEQELCEKVNVIGTKNIATVCKEIDAKMVYISTDYVFPGTGEAFYEVDDATGPLSVYGKTKLQGEELVKSILDKYFIARVTWIFGVNGSNFVKTMLRLGKERDVINVVADQYGSPSYTADIAPLLCDMIMTEKYGTYHVTNEGICSWAEFTEEIFRLAGYDTKVNHITTEEYPTKAARPKNSRLSKEKLVENGFYKLPDWKDALARYLEELK